In Salinisphaera sp. LB1, one genomic interval encodes:
- a CDS encoding DASH family cryptochrome: protein MGTGLAASEILQQGVPFGPSRADGKSWGGRMSRAICWFKNDLRVDDNPALTAAVQAGAVVAVYCVDARLAAASKYGAPRVGAHRRSFIAQALASLRAGLEPRGVELLVLAGEPETVIVRLAQANGVASVWTAAESAPEEAGQVRRVRCALARCSVALHETRPNTLHARGDLPFDLDDMPRVFTRFRRRIERGARPARPIEPPSDGVGIEAVDLSGIERFDPATWSGLATRFVGGETAGRAQLSHYLWQSRAVTHYKHTRNQLMGADFSSKLSPWLASGCLSVRRVADELSRFESDVVANESTYWLLLELRWREFFHWVLARHGARLFARSGLLDRHDRPAAVDAPVLEAWKAGYTGMPFVDANMRELAATGYMSNRGRQNAASYLARDLGQDWRWGAAWFEAQLIDYDVASNWGNWANIAGVGTDKRDKGFDVLAQALQYDSEAEYVGRWVPELETLPHKYRHTPWLAAAETLEAVGYPRLAMARYV from the coding sequence ATGGGCACGGGACTGGCCGCGAGTGAAATACTGCAGCAAGGCGTGCCGTTCGGCCCATCCCGGGCCGACGGTAAGTCGTGGGGTGGCCGGATGAGCCGCGCGATCTGCTGGTTCAAGAACGATCTTCGGGTGGACGACAATCCCGCGCTTACGGCGGCGGTACAGGCCGGCGCGGTCGTCGCGGTCTATTGCGTCGATGCCCGTCTTGCAGCCGCGAGCAAATACGGCGCGCCCAGGGTTGGCGCGCATCGCCGCAGCTTCATCGCCCAGGCGCTAGCCTCGCTGCGCGCCGGCCTCGAGCCCCGTGGCGTGGAGCTGCTGGTGCTGGCGGGCGAGCCGGAGACGGTGATCGTGCGGCTGGCGCAAGCCAACGGCGTGGCATCGGTCTGGACCGCCGCCGAGAGTGCGCCCGAGGAGGCCGGCCAGGTGCGCCGGGTGCGCTGTGCGCTGGCACGGTGCAGTGTGGCCCTGCACGAAACCCGGCCCAATACACTGCATGCGCGCGGCGATCTTCCGTTCGATCTCGATGACATGCCCCGCGTGTTCACGCGTTTCCGGCGCCGTATCGAGCGTGGTGCGCGGCCGGCCCGCCCGATCGAGCCGCCGAGCGATGGGGTCGGAATCGAGGCCGTGGACCTATCGGGTATCGAACGGTTCGATCCGGCCACCTGGTCCGGCCTTGCAACACGCTTTGTCGGCGGGGAGACGGCCGGACGCGCACAGCTGTCGCACTACCTCTGGCAATCGCGAGCGGTCACGCACTACAAGCACACCCGCAACCAGCTCATGGGGGCGGATTTCTCGTCCAAACTGTCGCCCTGGCTGGCCAGCGGCTGTCTATCGGTGCGGCGAGTCGCCGACGAGCTGTCACGCTTCGAATCCGATGTGGTCGCCAACGAATCGACGTACTGGCTGTTGCTCGAACTGCGTTGGCGCGAGTTTTTCCACTGGGTGCTCGCACGCCACGGCGCGCGGCTGTTCGCGCGCAGCGGTCTGCTAGACCGGCACGATCGCCCGGCGGCCGTGGATGCCCCCGTGCTGGAAGCCTGGAAGGCCGGGTACACCGGCATGCCGTTCGTGGACGCCAATATGCGCGAACTGGCGGCGACCGGGTACATGTCCAATCGCGGTCGTCAGAATGCGGCCAGCTACCTGGCGCGCGACCTGGGTCAGGACTGGCGCTGGGGCGCGGCCTGGTTCGAGGCCCAGCTGATCGACTATGACGTCGCCAGCAACTGGGGCAACTGGGCGAATATCGCCGGCGTGGGCACCGACAAGCGCGACAAGGGGTTCGATGTGCTGGCACAGGCCCTGCAGTACGATAGCGAAGCCGAGTATGTGGGGCGGTGGGTGCCGGAACTCGAGACACTGCCGCACAAGTATCGCCACACGCCGTGGCTTGCCGCGGCGGAAACGCTTGAGGCTGTCGGCTACCCGCGGCTTGCGATGGCCCGCTATGTCTAG
- a CDS encoding MarR family winged helix-turn-helix transcriptional regulator has product MTAQSAPADAEFPALDEQLCFALYTATHRITRAYRPLLEPLGLTYVQYLVMLVLWESAPRSVGELGHSLYLDSGTLTPLLKRMEKSGLVTRQRDNNDERRVLIYLTDQGLELKSQAHHIQADMLCRMELTRAESRQLQAQVMELIDNLEKN; this is encoded by the coding sequence ATGACCGCCCAATCCGCGCCCGCAGACGCCGAATTCCCGGCGCTCGACGAACAGTTATGCTTTGCGTTGTATACCGCGACGCATCGAATAACACGAGCCTACCGCCCCCTGCTTGAGCCGCTGGGGCTCACCTACGTCCAGTATCTGGTGATGCTGGTGCTCTGGGAATCCGCGCCGCGCTCGGTCGGGGAGCTGGGTCATTCGTTGTATCTGGACAGCGGCACGCTCACTCCCCTGCTCAAGCGGATGGAAAAATCCGGACTGGTCACGCGCCAGCGCGACAACAACGATGAGCGGCGCGTGCTCATTTATCTGACCGACCAGGGGCTGGAGCTGAAGTCGCAGGCGCACCATATCCAGGCGGATATGCTCTGCCGCATGGAACTTACGCGCGCGGAGTCGCGCCAACTCCAGGCCCAGGTGATGGAACTCATCGATAACCTGGAAAAGAATTAA
- a CDS encoding LLM class flavin-dependent oxidoreductase — translation MSIDLSVLDLVPVPSGTAASAAVRDSINLARLAEARGYKRYWISEHHSMPTIASSSPEVLLSRIGALTEHIRIGSGGIMLPNHAPMRVAEHFRTLEALYPGRVDLGLGRAPGSDMRANRALHAGSGEHFADMLDEMLSLAHDRYAANHPYAGVRIVPEDAPMPPIWILGSSGASAELAGAGGYGYSFASHFSPAPAEPALERYRYAFEPSSQFPSPHTILGVSVICAATDEEAEALAATVDLMWLRLRKGQFLPLPSPEEARAYSYSDIERNAVKENRARHIIGSPETVARQLQDLSQRTGASELMIVSNIHDAGARLRSYELVAEAMSTGASN, via the coding sequence ATGTCCATCGATCTTTCCGTGCTCGATCTGGTTCCCGTGCCGAGCGGTACGGCGGCGTCCGCGGCCGTCCGCGACAGCATCAACCTGGCGCGATTGGCCGAGGCCCGTGGCTACAAGCGCTACTGGATCTCCGAACATCACAGCATGCCGACGATAGCGAGCTCCTCACCGGAGGTGCTGCTATCACGCATTGGCGCGCTCACCGAACACATTCGCATCGGCTCGGGGGGCATCATGCTGCCCAACCATGCCCCCATGCGGGTCGCCGAGCATTTCCGCACCCTGGAAGCACTTTATCCCGGGCGAGTCGATCTCGGCCTGGGGCGCGCGCCCGGCTCGGATATGCGCGCCAACCGCGCCTTGCACGCCGGCTCCGGGGAGCACTTTGCCGACATGCTCGATGAAATGCTCTCGCTGGCCCATGATCGCTATGCCGCGAATCACCCTTATGCCGGCGTCAGGATCGTGCCCGAGGATGCGCCCATGCCGCCGATCTGGATTCTGGGCTCGTCGGGCGCGAGCGCGGAATTGGCTGGGGCCGGCGGCTACGGCTACAGCTTCGCCAGCCATTTCAGCCCGGCTCCGGCGGAACCGGCACTCGAACGATATCGCTATGCATTCGAACCGTCGTCGCAATTTCCATCGCCCCACACCATTCTCGGGGTGTCGGTGATTTGCGCCGCCACCGACGAAGAGGCCGAGGCGCTGGCGGCCACTGTCGATCTGATGTGGCTGCGTCTGCGCAAGGGACAGTTCCTGCCGCTGCCCTCGCCCGAAGAGGCGCGTGCCTATTCCTACAGCGACATCGAGCGCAACGCGGTCAAGGAAAACCGCGCGCGCCACATCATCGGTTCGCCCGAAACGGTGGCCCGACAATTGCAGGATCTCAGTCAACGCACGGGCGCGAGCGAGTTGATGATCGTGTCCAACATCCACGATGCCGGTGCGCGGCTACGCTCCTACGAACTGGTTGCCGAGGCCATGTCGACTGGTGCGAGCAACTGA
- a CDS encoding YqaE/Pmp3 family membrane protein, whose protein sequence is MDLIRILLSILLPPVGVFLQVGIGLQFWINIVLTLLGYIPGVVHAVYIIATRD, encoded by the coding sequence ATGGACCTCATTCGTATTCTGTTATCGATTCTGCTGCCACCGGTTGGCGTGTTCCTGCAGGTCGGCATCGGCCTTCAGTTCTGGATCAACATCGTGCTGACACTCCTCGGCTATATCCCGGGCGTGGTACACGCGGTCTATATCATTGCCACGCGCGACTGA
- a CDS encoding peptidoglycan DD-metalloendopeptidase family protein, whose protein sequence is MKHKRVLRTGAAGALGVTLCVCGAAQAAPGKPEATVIRASNKQSSDLRIQPLAADQMQAAKALGLTTTPQITPWQQIKVRSGDTLSGVFARAGLGASQWRQLLDLGPSTDALRHIHPGDTLEIRKTPTGKLGELRYRLNSIKTLHVNRAGAALQARIEKRATQTREITATGTVGKSLSHSMAADGVPARVANQMARIYRYRHNLRHLHPGDKFSVVYRATYSGGRQIATGPVLAASITTHQHNYKAFRAKDGNGSVGYFDTAGVSYKPAFTRKPVAYTRISSPFNLHRLNPVTHKVRPHKGVDMAAPIGTPIHAAAEGRVKYAGWMHGYGRIVELTNFDGYSTRYAHMHKIRSKLHVGEHVTKGEVIGYVGESGEATGPHLHFEIRKNGVAYNPMTIKLPTGHSLPQSKLAAYTRKIQPLIAKLSPAPTTLLAKTASTPDHGNSCNRAVSLNATLALDPVGAARRHSLSNIFCVVHHHHHQPTNA, encoded by the coding sequence ATGAAACACAAGCGCGTGTTACGTACCGGCGCGGCCGGTGCGCTCGGTGTCACTTTATGTGTTTGCGGCGCTGCCCAGGCGGCACCCGGCAAACCGGAAGCCACCGTGATTCGCGCTTCGAACAAGCAGAGCAGCGACCTCCGGATCCAGCCCCTGGCCGCGGATCAGATGCAGGCCGCCAAGGCGCTGGGACTGACCACGACCCCGCAGATCACGCCCTGGCAGCAGATTAAGGTCCGCTCCGGAGACACGTTGTCGGGCGTATTCGCACGGGCCGGGCTCGGCGCATCGCAGTGGCGACAATTGCTCGATCTGGGGCCATCGACTGACGCGTTGCGTCACATCCACCCCGGGGACACGCTGGAAATCCGCAAGACGCCCACCGGCAAGCTCGGCGAACTGCGTTACCGACTCAATTCGATCAAGACGCTGCATGTGAATCGCGCGGGTGCCGCGTTGCAGGCCAGGATCGAAAAACGCGCGACACAGACGCGCGAGATCACCGCGACCGGCACGGTCGGCAAGTCATTGTCACATTCGATGGCCGCGGATGGCGTGCCGGCCCGTGTGGCGAACCAGATGGCCCGCATCTACCGCTACCGCCACAACCTGCGTCATTTGCACCCGGGCGATAAGTTCTCGGTGGTCTACCGCGCCACCTACAGCGGGGGCCGTCAGATTGCTACCGGCCCGGTGCTGGCCGCGAGCATCACGACCCATCAACACAACTACAAAGCCTTTCGCGCCAAGGATGGAAACGGCAGCGTCGGCTACTTCGACACCGCCGGTGTTTCCTACAAGCCGGCCTTCACGCGCAAGCCGGTCGCCTACACGCGTATCAGCAGTCCGTTCAACCTCCACCGATTGAATCCGGTCACGCACAAGGTCCGCCCGCACAAGGGCGTGGACATGGCGGCGCCGATCGGTACGCCGATTCATGCGGCCGCCGAAGGCAGGGTGAAATACGCCGGCTGGATGCATGGCTATGGCCGTATCGTCGAACTCACCAACTTCGACGGCTACAGCACGCGCTATGCGCACATGCACAAGATTCGGTCGAAATTGCACGTGGGCGAGCACGTGACCAAGGGCGAAGTGATCGGTTACGTCGGCGAATCCGGCGAAGCTACCGGCCCGCATCTGCATTTCGAGATCCGAAAGAACGGCGTGGCGTACAACCCGATGACCATCAAACTGCCCACGGGACACTCGTTGCCGCAGAGCAAACTGGCGGCCTATACCCGCAAGATCCAGCCGCTCATCGCCAAGCTCTCGCCGGCCCCGACCACCCTGCTGGCCAAGACCGCCTCGACCCCGGACCACGGCAACAGCTGTAACCGGGCCGTGTCGCTCAACGCCACGCTGGCGCTCGATCCAGTGGGTGCCGCGCGGCGACACAGTCTCAGCAACATCTTCTGCGTGGTGCACCACCACCACCATCAGCCGACCAACGCCTGA
- a CDS encoding DHA2 family efflux MFS transporter permease subunit, with amino-acid sequence MSESAGAARAVDAPLPTGALVMVTLSLALAVFMNVLDVSIANVSIPTIAGNLAVSSSQGTWVITSFAVANAIAVPVSGWLAKRVGEVKLFVICTALFTATSLACGMAPSFYFLLAMRAAQGLVAGPMIPLSQSLLLSNYPPEKRGFANGIWGMTAVVGPVAGPILGGWITDNISWSWIFYINVPVGIFSALVTWVVLRERETATARLPLDMIGLVLLTIGVGALQIMLDKGNEDAWFQSTFITTLAIVAVVFLSFWIVWELTDDNPVVDLRLFARRNFTVATLGVTFGFMTYFAGVVLLPLWLQNVQGYTPTWAGITTASLGLLGAVFSPIVGRLTDKIDLRLIVTFGMLLFALLSFVKADANTDISFERLFLTRLPWGIGLACFFIPLITLSLTGLPRDKIASASGLFNFMRLIALAIGTSLSQTIWDWREAFHDHVLSAHTAVADPATEHWLAQARAAGLTQEQAYSAMAGVIKQQSFMIGLNEMYTLAGWVFLGLTVLIWFSRPYAK; translated from the coding sequence ATGAGCGAGAGCGCCGGGGCGGCTCGTGCCGTCGACGCGCCGCTGCCGACCGGCGCACTGGTGATGGTCACCCTGAGCCTCGCGCTCGCGGTGTTCATGAACGTGCTGGATGTGTCGATCGCCAATGTGTCGATCCCGACCATCGCCGGCAATCTGGCGGTATCGTCGAGCCAGGGCACGTGGGTGATCACGTCGTTCGCCGTGGCCAACGCGATTGCCGTGCCGGTATCCGGCTGGCTCGCCAAACGCGTCGGCGAGGTCAAGTTGTTCGTGATTTGCACGGCGCTGTTCACGGCCACCTCCCTGGCCTGCGGTATGGCGCCGAGTTTCTATTTCCTGCTCGCCATGCGGGCCGCCCAGGGCCTGGTCGCCGGCCCGATGATCCCGTTGTCGCAGAGTCTGCTGCTATCCAATTATCCGCCGGAAAAGCGCGGGTTCGCCAACGGCATCTGGGGTATGACCGCCGTGGTCGGGCCGGTCGCCGGCCCCATCCTCGGCGGCTGGATCACCGATAACATCAGCTGGTCGTGGATCTTCTACATCAACGTGCCGGTGGGCATTTTCTCTGCGCTGGTCACCTGGGTCGTGCTGCGTGAGCGCGAGACGGCCACCGCCCGTCTGCCGCTGGACATGATCGGGCTGGTGCTGCTGACCATCGGCGTCGGCGCGCTCCAGATCATGCTCGACAAGGGCAACGAGGACGCCTGGTTCCAATCGACGTTCATCACCACCCTGGCGATCGTGGCGGTCGTGTTCCTGTCGTTCTGGATCGTCTGGGAACTGACCGACGACAATCCCGTGGTCGACCTGCGACTGTTCGCGCGGCGCAACTTTACCGTAGCGACACTCGGCGTCACGTTCGGGTTCATGACGTATTTCGCGGGCGTGGTCCTGCTGCCGCTGTGGCTGCAGAACGTCCAGGGCTACACCCCCACCTGGGCCGGTATCACCACGGCCTCGCTCGGACTGCTCGGCGCCGTGTTTTCGCCGATCGTGGGCCGGCTGACCGACAAGATCGATCTCCGGCTGATCGTGACCTTCGGCATGCTGCTGTTCGCGCTGCTGTCGTTCGTCAAGGCCGACGCGAACACCGACATCAGCTTCGAACGCCTGTTTCTGACCCGCCTGCCCTGGGGCATCGGCCTGGCCTGCTTTTTCATTCCCTTGATCACCCTGTCGCTGACCGGCCTGCCGCGCGACAAGATTGCCAGCGCCTCCGGGCTGTTCAATTTCATGCGCCTGATCGCGCTGGCCATCGGCACATCGTTGTCGCAAACGATCTGGGACTGGCGCGAGGCATTTCACGATCACGTGCTGTCGGCCCATACCGCGGTCGCCGACCCGGCCACCGAGCACTGGCTGGCCCAGGCCCGCGCGGCCGGTCTCACGCAGGAGCAGGCCTACAGTGCAATGGCGGGCGTGATCAAGCAGCAATCGTTCATGATCGGTCTCAACGAGATGTACACCCTGGCGGGCTGGGTATTCCTCGGCCTCACCGTGCTGATCTGGTTCTCCCGTCCCTACGCAAAATAG
- a CDS encoding HlyD family efflux transporter periplasmic adaptor subunit has protein sequence MAEDNSNASPETETSGRSYRRKWYLLGLAAIFVIAAVAYAIYYFTVAQFYAETDDAYVHGNRVQLTPQVRGTVTSITADDTDLVKAGQTLVRLDPTDARNALDQAEARLANTVRSVHQLYARVAEQQSIIAQRRSTLTQAKRDYQRDRKLVHAHGVTRQAFERSRATYHEDRAALAAARHKLSELKAQTDGTTVRDHPRVKQAESALRSAYLNLQRTKIPAPVTGHVAQRQVQVGQRVDPSKPMLSIVPNDQIWVDANFKETELASMRIGQPAAVVSDFYGSNVTYHGHVAGISAGTGSAFELLPPQNATGNWIKIVRRVPVRIVLDNNHHQLDKHPLRLGLSMNVTVDLHDTSGPRLAKKAPSQPRYHTDVYQQRLAGANRLIQRIVAANDGAGSGHNAGTSDASGS, from the coding sequence ATGGCCGAAGACAACAGCAACGCCTCGCCGGAGACCGAAACCTCGGGCAGGTCTTACCGCCGCAAATGGTATCTGCTGGGCCTGGCCGCGATCTTTGTGATCGCGGCCGTGGCCTATGCCATTTACTACTTCACGGTCGCCCAGTTCTACGCCGAGACCGACGACGCCTACGTACACGGCAATCGGGTGCAGCTGACGCCCCAGGTCCGCGGCACGGTCACGTCGATCACCGCCGACGACACCGATCTCGTGAAAGCCGGTCAGACGCTGGTCCGGCTCGATCCCACCGATGCCCGCAACGCGCTCGACCAGGCCGAAGCCCGGCTCGCCAATACTGTGCGTTCGGTGCACCAGCTCTATGCCCGGGTCGCCGAACAGCAGTCGATCATCGCGCAACGCCGGAGCACGCTCACCCAGGCCAAGCGTGACTACCAGCGCGACCGCAAGCTGGTCCACGCCCACGGCGTGACCCGCCAGGCCTTCGAGCGCTCACGCGCGACCTATCACGAGGATCGCGCCGCCCTGGCCGCGGCCCGGCACAAGTTGTCCGAACTCAAGGCGCAGACGGACGGCACCACGGTCCGCGACCATCCGCGCGTGAAGCAGGCCGAAAGCGCACTGCGCAGTGCTTATCTCAACCTGCAACGCACCAAGATCCCGGCGCCGGTCACCGGCCATGTCGCCCAGCGCCAGGTCCAGGTCGGCCAGCGTGTCGATCCGTCCAAACCCATGCTGTCGATCGTGCCCAACGACCAGATCTGGGTCGATGCCAACTTCAAGGAAACCGAGCTCGCCTCGATGCGCATCGGCCAGCCGGCCGCGGTGGTGTCCGATTTCTATGGCAGCAACGTGACCTATCACGGGCATGTCGCCGGCATCAGCGCCGGCACGGGCTCGGCGTTCGAACTGCTGCCGCCGCAGAATGCCACCGGCAACTGGATCAAGATCGTACGCCGCGTGCCGGTACGCATCGTACTCGACAATAACCATCACCAGCTCGACAAGCACCCGCTGCGCCTTGGCCTGTCGATGAATGTAACGGTCGATCTGCACGACACCAGCGGGCCACGGCTGGCGAAAAAAGCGCCAAGCCAACCGCGTTACCACACCGATGTCTACCAGCAGCGGCTCGCCGGTGCCAACCGGCTGATCCAGCGTATCGTGGCGGCCAATGACGGCGCAGGGTCGGGCCACAACGCCGGCACGAGCGACGCCAGCGGCTCATGA
- a CDS encoding efflux transporter outer membrane subunit: protein MRTAFSTRPRAQQPALAAAFMLLTLVAGCTVGPDYQPPAKPADNAYNINSATRGDSTAKASHAREPIPKQAFERARKVRSDWYKVFGSDKLDALIGRAIKHSPTLAAGRARIRAAREVVKENRGALYPQIGVNGGYSRNRVTGAQFGITQSSFTNVFNLYQAQATASYDLDLFGKTRRMIEASNAQLNEQQYRVIDTYVTLINNVVATAITEAGLNAAIQTTRDIAKSQANALAIVRKQIKYGAAIDADATQIKTQLARTRASLEPLRKQKTLAVNRLAVLVGSNPGDFSDPGFTLDQLRLPRKLPVSVPGQLVDQRPDILAAAAAVHAASAQIGVATANLLPDIRISGSYSRSALTPSDLGDPAFALYSLGASLSAPLFEGGRLHAAKRQAQDLFVAALSDYRATTLSAFGEVANSLRSIEADARTLEAQRSALKAARNNLKTVRAQLDNGAADYVNLYTAQAQYQSAKLDYTKARVTRYRDTADLFRALGGGWSQHGDSPMAAGAGTGAGQTAANAHVDS, encoded by the coding sequence ATGCGAACCGCATTTTCCACACGCCCCCGGGCGCAGCAGCCTGCGCTGGCGGCCGCGTTCATGTTGCTCACGCTGGTCGCCGGCTGCACCGTCGGCCCGGATTACCAGCCGCCGGCCAAGCCCGCGGACAACGCCTACAACATCAACAGCGCGACCCGCGGCGACAGCACGGCCAAGGCGTCCCACGCACGCGAGCCGATCCCGAAGCAGGCATTCGAGCGGGCCCGCAAGGTCCGGTCCGACTGGTACAAGGTATTCGGCTCGGACAAGCTCGATGCGCTGATCGGCCGCGCGATCAAGCACAGCCCGACCCTGGCCGCCGGCCGAGCCCGCATCCGGGCCGCCCGCGAAGTGGTCAAGGAAAACCGGGGGGCGTTGTATCCCCAGATCGGTGTCAACGGCGGCTATTCACGCAATCGCGTGACCGGCGCCCAGTTCGGCATCACGCAATCGTCGTTCACCAATGTGTTCAACCTGTATCAGGCGCAGGCGACGGCGAGCTACGACCTCGACCTGTTCGGCAAGACCCGGCGCATGATCGAAGCCAGCAACGCCCAGCTGAACGAACAGCAGTATCGGGTGATCGATACCTACGTCACGCTGATCAACAACGTCGTGGCGACCGCGATTACCGAGGCCGGTCTCAATGCCGCGATCCAGACCACCCGCGATATCGCGAAAAGCCAGGCAAACGCACTGGCTATCGTGCGCAAGCAGATCAAGTACGGCGCGGCCATCGATGCCGACGCGACCCAGATCAAGACCCAGCTCGCCCGCACACGTGCCTCGCTCGAACCCCTGCGCAAGCAGAAGACGTTGGCGGTCAACCGGCTGGCCGTTCTGGTCGGCAGCAATCCCGGCGACTTCAGCGATCCCGGCTTCACGCTCGACCAGCTGCGCCTGCCGCGCAAGCTGCCGGTGAGCGTGCCGGGACAACTGGTCGATCAACGACCCGACATCCTGGCCGCGGCTGCCGCGGTACACGCGGCCAGCGCGCAGATCGGCGTGGCCACGGCGAATCTGCTGCCCGACATCCGCATCAGCGGTTCCTACAGCCGCTCGGCGCTGACGCCGTCGGATCTGGGCGACCCCGCCTTCGCCCTGTACTCGCTGGGCGCTTCACTGAGCGCGCCGCTGTTCGAGGGCGGCCGGCTGCACGCCGCCAAGCGCCAGGCACAGGATCTATTCGTGGCCGCGCTTTCCGACTACCGCGCGACCACGCTGTCGGCTTTCGGCGAAGTGGCCAACAGCCTGCGTTCGATCGAAGCGGATGCGCGCACCCTGGAAGCACAACGCAGCGCGCTCAAGGCGGCCCGGAACAACCTGAAGACCGTACGCGCGCAACTCGACAACGGGGCTGCGGATTACGTGAATCTGTATACCGCCCAGGCGCAGTATCAGAGTGCGAAACTCGACTACACCAAAGCGCGTGTGACCCGTTACCGTGACACCGCCGACCTGTTCCGGGCGCTGGGCGGTGGCTGGTCGCAGCACGGCGATTCGCCGATGGCGGCCGGCGCCGGTACCGGCGCCGGCCAAACCGCTGCCAACGCCCACGTGGACTCGTGA
- a CDS encoding TetR/AcrR family transcriptional regulator, whose translation MSACKNPSKKAEQVLDAARRLFVERGFGATNMDALAAAAGVSKATIYAHYDSKEALFAATARRECRRLVVRMAIGEDLVEHRALDTALTHIGRAFLDALMSPEIVGLLRMVIAESTRFPELGQIYYDSAPGQTLTSVTCYLERARREGLLIDCDTRRAAEQFLSLLRGDLHLRILLGHPPPRAERDPAIDEAVATFIARYGARSSAR comes from the coding sequence GTGTCTGCTTGCAAGAACCCATCCAAGAAAGCCGAACAGGTGCTCGACGCTGCGCGCCGACTCTTCGTCGAACGCGGCTTCGGCGCGACCAACATGGATGCGCTCGCGGCCGCTGCCGGCGTGTCCAAGGCCACGATCTATGCCCATTACGACAGCAAGGAAGCGTTGTTCGCCGCCACGGCGCGGCGTGAATGCCGACGGTTGGTGGTGCGCATGGCCATTGGCGAGGATCTTGTCGAGCACCGTGCGCTGGATACGGCGCTCACCCACATCGGGCGGGCATTTCTGGACGCGTTGATGTCCCCCGAGATCGTCGGCCTGTTGCGCATGGTGATTGCCGAGTCGACCCGGTTTCCCGAACTCGGTCAGATCTACTACGACAGCGCGCCGGGCCAGACGTTGACCAGCGTGACCTGTTATCTCGAACGGGCACGACGCGAGGGCCTGCTGATCGACTGCGATACGCGGCGTGCGGCCGAGCAGTTCCTGAGTCTGCTGCGCGGCGATCTCCATCTCCGGATATTGCTCGGGCATCCGCCGCCCCGCGCGGAACGCGATCCCGCGATCGACGAAGCCGTGGCCACCTTTATCGCGCGCTACGGCGCTCGTTCTTCGGCACGCTGA